The following proteins come from a genomic window of Sorghum bicolor cultivar BTx623 chromosome 3, Sorghum_bicolor_NCBIv3, whole genome shotgun sequence:
- the LOC8060302 gene encoding uncharacterized protein LOC8060302, whose product MNSPPRSFPIPFRKHYGCDGDGCASDPDTWPLHRVLRRGVPCRLCSSCLILSHRSLYCCRCFYLVTSPSYDFDDRDVLLAPPAPTVTCQVCREAVAHLPCLYKEPADDDGAFVCPPCTAAQNGWPFTYAPSCRKQIDECGARVLLLASRMALALLQRHATATRAAAERLAWEAAEARTRANDALGVANDIAMKEDPSWVVPQSPENDLPLPASEEEEEEEEEEEDDDDDDEAEANVGNVMLVRRNEMPSLATLTIGTASSVAPMALAVAKHTPPSSSQSKPLFDLNENTVENDLNDNAAENEAEAVQAEPTPHRAPNSFNVKEVAINSFNTKELAMAAAEAARAPLTLQLFPSGKASSSTKMPCTKKPRTKRPRTLQLFKNGEKKM is encoded by the coding sequence ATGAATTCCCCGCCCAGGTCGTTTCCAATTCCATTCCGGAAGCACTACGGCTGTGACGGCGACGGCTGCGCCTCCGATCCGGATACCTGGCCTCTGCACCGCGTGCTACGCCGTGGCGTGCCCTGCCGCCTCTGCAGCTCCTGTCTCATCCTCTCCCACCGCTCGTTGTACTGCTGCCGCTGCTTCTACCTCGTAACCTCGCCGTCGTACGACTTCGACGATCGCGACGTGCTCCTGGCCCCTCCAGCACCAACCGTCACCTGTCAGGTTTGCCGCGAAGCCGTGGCGCACCTCCCGTGCCTCTACAAGGAgcccgccgacgacgacggcgcctTCGTCTGCCCTCCCTGCACCGCGGCCCAGAACGGATGGCCCTTCACCTACGCGCCGTCCTGCAGGAAGCAGATCGACGAGTGCGGCGCGAGGGTCCTCCTCCTGGCGTCGCGCATGGCGCTGGCTTTGCTGCAGCGGCACGCGACCGCGACGCGCGCAGCCGCGGAGCGGCTGGCCTGGGAGGCGGCGGAGGCTCGGACGAGGGCGAATGACGCTCTTGGCGTGGCCAACGACATCGCTATGAAGGAAGATCCTTCCTGGGTCGTGCCGCAATCCCCCGAGAATGACCTACCACTACCAGCgtctgaagaagaagaagaagaagaagaagaagaagaagacgacgacgacgacgacgaggctgAGGCGAACGTGGGGAACGTGATGCTGGTGCGGCGCAACGAGATGCCATCGCTGGCCACGCTAACCATCGGCACGGCGAGCAGTGTTGCGCCGATGGCTCTCGCCGTGGCCAAGCACACGCCTCCGTCGTCGTCACAATCAAAGCCGCTTTTCGACCTCAATGAGAATACGGTTGAGAATGACCTCAATGACAACGCTGCTGAGAATGAGGCAGAGGCTGTCCAGGCTGAGCCCACCCCACATCGGGCGCCTAACTCTTTCAACGTGAAGGAGGTGGCGATTAACTCCTTCAACACGAAGGAACTGGCAATGGCTGCTGCGGAAGCAGCCAGGGCACCGCTGACGCTGCAGCTGTTCCCGAGCGGCAAGGCAAGCTCCAGTACCAAGATGCCGTGTACCAAGAAGCCGCGTACCAAGAGGCCGCGGACGCTGCAACTCTTCAAAAATGGTGAGAAGAAGATGTAA